The genomic stretch AGTGGAGGCGAGCCTCGTGCACGAATTTGATGTGGCAGGTGTGACAGCGAAGGAGGGGAGCATCCATGTGGCTATCAGGGCCTCTGCGAAAAAGGAGGTAGAGATCAAAGCAAGGGTCACCGACATTGTTCAGGATGTCTCTGGTGTTAAGGCCGTTTCAGTGGACGTCGTGTAGCAGATAGCAGCGGGAGAACATATAAAATCCTTCAGCGAGAAGTTAATCCTAACGTATGGCACTCACGAACCTGACTTATCCGGGAGGCAGGGCCATGTCTTGGCGGATGATGCCGCATACAACTGTTTATGTAAATTGTGAAAATCACAGTCTCATGAAATAAAATTAATCATAATATCCTCTATTATTAGGAGCCATCTCATGTATGCTAAATGTAAAACAAGGATTACTAAGAAGTCTTTAAGTCTTCCTTAACTGGCGCCGTTTTAAGATGAATCGGAGGCATCTGCGTGTGAAACAAGGCGGTATGAGAGAGTCCAAGGGAATATCTATTCAACCGATCGGTCTTCTGCTTATTCTGATTGCGTCGATATTTGCCACATCGGCCTTTGTGAATCTCCTGTTATCGATATTCTCCCCCTTGTCGATTGATCTTAAGTTTTCGCTTCTCGATTCGGGGCTTTTGGTGGTGATACTTTTCCCGGTCGTTTATTACCTCGTATATGAGCCATTGACATCCTCTATCAAAGGGCTTGCCCGCTCAGAGGAAGCACTCCAGGAGAGCGAGGAGAAGTTTCGTTCACTCGTAGAGACGACTGATGACGCGATCTATGTGGTGAACAGAAATTGTGAATACTTGTTTATGAATGCGAGGCATCGGGGCAGGATGAATGTGCTCTTTGAGGGGGAATACAGGGGAAAGAACTTCAGCGAGTTTCATGGAGCTGAAGATTCAGCCGTATTTTCTGAAAAAGTTAACGACGTATTCAATACAGGTGAACCTTTGCAGCAGGAATTACGGAGTAAAAAGGATGGAAGATATTTTCTCCGAACCTTCAGTCCGATTAAAGGTCCGGGCAAAGAGGTAAGGGCGGTGAGTATCGTTTCAAGAGAGATCACCATGTTGAAAAAAGAGAGCGAGGCGCAACTGCGGTACAGTGCGATCTTTGAACAGTCTCCCTACGGCATAGTAATAATTGATAGAAAGGGTCATTTGATTGAATTCAATGAAACAGCACATCGTGATCTTGGATACTCAAGGTCAGAGTTCGCGAGACTGAGTATCGCTGATATTGATCCGGTCCAAACTGAAGAGGAAATACAATCGAGGATTAGTGAGGTACTCAAAAAAGGACATGCTGAATTCGACGTAAGGCATAAGACCAAAGGCGGAGACATAAGAGATGTCCAAGTCCGTACACGGGTATTGGATTTGTTCGGCGACAAGTATTTGCAAGCCATATGGCAGGACATTACAGACCGAAAGCGGGCCGAAAGGGACCTCGAGCTTTACCGGCAAATACTCGCCTCCATGGCAGAGGGGGTCTTGCTTATCCGCGTCAAAGACGGGGTAATTGTCTATACCAATCCAAAACTTGAAGAGATGTTCGGCTATGCTCAGGGTGAGCTTGCAGGACGTCATGTCTCATTGCTAAATGCCCCTACCGAAAAGAGCCCGGAAGAGACGGCTCAGACGATCATGAACGCGCTTCATCAAAATGGGGTATGGACGGGTGAGATCCTAAATATTAAAAAGGACGGCACACCGTTCTGGTGCCACGCAGTTGTTTCCACATTCGAACACGATGTGCATGGCAGCGTGTGGATTTCAATTCACCAAGATATCACTGACCGAAAGCGCTGACGCATGGCAATTCTTCGAACATGTAAAGTTTCCTCAGTTGCTTCGGACAGGGTCTGACAATGTCTTTTAAGATATGCTCACCTTGCACCTGCTCATATGGTTAAGGCGGTCGCCGCACTGGAGAAGACCTGAATAAAGGGCAGAGTAACAGCCTACTTTGCAAAGTTACTAAAGAATATCAGCCAGCTTTTTTCGGTTCGCAGTCCTTAATTTTTCATTTGGCTGGTGTATCCATTCCAGATGAAATTGATTTATAAAGTCATCATTCACAAACCGCAACAGTCTATCGTAAACCATCTTGCCGACAACGATAATTCTTTCTGGGTGTATATCACGAATTATTGGTAGGCAGTAGTTATTCAAAGAACGTTGCATGATGCTGTCATATTCATCACTGCCAGCACTTATCCTGCATAGCCCCATAATACTTGCATCAAGTAACCATATTCCCTGATTTTGCATTTGCCTCAGCAAGGCTATTTTTTGTTGGATTTTATCTTCCTGATTCGTATTGTGAGTGACACGATATTCCCCATGAACAGACTCATTAAACAAGTTCCAAAATTGCCATGTCCCATTGTTATTTATTACTGGAGGTAAGTTCACTCTATGACTTGCACCATATGACAGACAATACACAAAACGGACGTATCTATGAGGATATTCGGGAAGTTCGTTGAATTCATGTTCATATTGCGTAATTTCCCAATCCGTGTATTTATGAGATTCGGCAAGCAGGCAGATGTCTACGTGACGTGGTGGTTTCCAGAACATTCTATAGTCGTGAACAAGTTGAACGACTTCTCGATGCTCACGTTCAAAATTTAAGGGCAACTCTTGAATACTGTCGTATGTGTTATTTAATTCGTGGTCGTATGGCATCAAATTAGTAAATCATTCGTTGAAAGAAATGCTAACTTCTAGCCCCCAATGGTTGTCGCTTCTTCTTACGAGTGACTTGCTTTCAAAGGCAAGTCCTGATGATGAGCGATTAGTTTTGTTAAAAAAGTTGTTGAGTTCACCAACTTCTTCAATGTCTTTTGCAATAATACAAATTTCGTTATCATAAAATTTGATTTCCATGTTCCCTTCTTATGCTTCTCGTTCCTTTCCAATAATTTAGAGGAATACATTACACCTCCATTCCAAGAAATTATTGGGTGATTACATATATCACATTCAATAGAATCCTTATCCCGCATGATGATTTTATGCTTCGTTATTTCATATTTTGAACCGCAGACAGGGCATTCATATTTTTCAGTAGTCATACCATCCCCCTTTAGACATGATTACATATTATGGGAAATCATCCACGGCAATACAAGAAGATTTTGTCCTTTGTGGCACTATAAATATTTAATAAAGCATTAAGGGCATCCCAACCATTGATTTATGAAACCAAATGTCATATTCTTTCCTTAAATGAGCATCTTATAAGTATGGTTTAGATTGAACAATCTAATGCTTTTGGGAGGTGTGTGATGAAACCTGTATCAATTTGGAGTTACATTTGGGTTGGTACTTGTGTAAGATTTTTGCAAGATGTCCGTGAGGGGCTTTCGATTCATAAACCAGGTTTCGTTATGGACAACATTAAATACTTCTTTGATAACTTAGACTCATTGGGATTGCATGTGACAAAACGAGCTTCCAATGAATTGGAAGAAATGCGAACAACATTTAAGGCACTACCACCCGATGCAAAACTAACGAAGGAACAGGCAACTAACCTATCAAATATAATGAATAAAATAAGAAACACTTTTACTGCCGAATCCAGCGGTATTTACGCATACATTGTTACAGAGAAAAAATTTGATGTTAAGAAATTATTAGAAGCCGTTGATAAGTTGTTCACACCAGATGTCTTTGCGAATTGTCCAGACATAGCATGTTATGATTTCAGGGAGGCAGGACGTTGCATAGCTTTTGGGCTACCAACCGCATCAGCATTTCACATATTAAGAGGAACGGAAGCAGTCTTACGTCAATACTATAAAAGATTCATTCGCCCTGCAAAAGTTGATTTGACATGGGGGCAGATTTTATCAGAATTAAAAAGCAAGAAAAGCGGTAAGAAACCAGATTCTGTTTTGCTTAATAATCTTCAAAATATAAAGGATTCTTTCAGAAATCCCACGCAACACCCAGATAAAATTTATGATATCCATGAGGTTCAAGACTTGTTTAGTTTATGTATCGATGTTGTAAATAGAATGGTTGCAGTTATTGCAAAGAAATGAAATTATAACCTTCTCCTACCTTACAAAAACCAGACAATAAGCATATTTCAGAGGGCAGGTATATTGTCATAACCTCAATTAATGTGGTATTTTATAGGCAGTTGGGGCTGTAGCTCAGTTGGGAGAGCGCTTGAATGGCATTCAAGAGGTCGACGGTTCGATCCCGTTCAGCTCCACCATTAATCTTCTTAGCCTAATGTCCTTCTTTGTCTATATTCTCAAGAGCGAAAAGAGCGGCACATCTTATATCGGTCACACTGCTGATCTTACTTGTCTTCTATTCCATCGTCTGATTTATTCTGTAAGATAAGTACGGCAATAAGGTGTTATCGCCTCATCAACGTCTGTAATACCCTGCAGCCTTCTTTATCTCCTAAATCACAGGCCTTCTGAAAATCCGACAGGGCGAGTTCTCTGTTGCCCGTTTGAAGAAACATATTGCCCCGACTACCGTAGGCTTCAGCATAATTTCGGTCCAGATCTATCGCTTTATCAAAATCTTTCAAGGCCTGGTCATTTTCCCCGATGAGGTAATATGCGAGGCCCCTGTTCGCGTAGGGCCGGGGTTGGTTTGAATTAATCTCTATGGCTTTACTAAATTGTTCGATCGCCCTATCGAAGGACGCGACTTTGCCATAGACCATACCCTTGTTGTTGTATGCCTCGTAGTAACGAGGATGTAATGCGATTGCCTCATCAAAATCTGCGATCGCCCTGTCGAAGTGGCCCATTTCGCTGTATGCCATTCCCCGATTCAGGAAGGCTTCATAAGAACGGGGATTCAAATTTATTGCCGCGGTGTAGTCGGTCACTGCCATGGCAAATTGCCTTCGATAACTGAATGCTTGAGCTCTATTCCTATAGACAAAGTCGACTTTCTCGGAGCCGCCTTTCGCTATGGCATGACTCCAGAGGGTGAAGTCGTTTTCCCACAAACGCATCTGCCCGACCGCCAAATATCCTATGGTAATAAAAACGACGCATGCGGCAAATCCCATGACACCCGCAGAAAATGTCCCTTTTTTTGAGACGGCACTCTTAGCTGCTACCCGGGCCGCCAGCAGGCCGATCAAGAGAAACGGACCGATGCTCGGTAAATAGGTGTATCTGTCTGCCATCGACTGAGAACCAACTTGAATAATACCGAGAACCGGCATAAGGGTAATTACATAGTAACACCAAGCTGAAAAAAGTATTCTGTTTTTTCGGGCCGTGAGGATTCCAAAGGCCGAGATCCCGATCACAAAGATTACAGAGGAGAAATACTTTAAGGAGAGCAATGAAATTCTATCGGGGTATGCATAAAAGGGAGACAGATTCAACGGCAGGAACATATTGAGAAGGTAAGCCAAGAGGGAGTGAGCCGCCACCAATACTCTCGACTGGATCGGGACAGTCGTCATGATCTCCATCGCGTCTTTTTGCGCCGAAACGGTTAGCACCGAGGAAGCAAGGCTCAACAGAATAAACGGGAGTTTTTCGATGAACACCGCAAGAAATGACCTCATTGAGTGAATCCTATTTGAAGGATACCAATCTATGATTAGAAGGACGAACGGAAGAGATACGGCCATGGGCTTGCTCAACAGGGCGAGCGCGAAACATCCCAAAGAGAGAAAGTAGAACCCGCCGAAGCGGACGGCTCTTGCGGTATCGTTTGTCGGCGTATGGCCATTACCACTCACATATTTTAAATATGCGAAGATGCTCATCAAAAAGAATAATGCGCAGAGAAGATCTTTTCTTTCCGCAACCCATGCCACGGATTCCACATGAACGGGATGAAGTCCGAAAAGCAAACCCGTAATGCAACCGGTTATCAATATGCCTCGCTCTCTGAGCCACGGTACGGCATCTTTCCTCACCGTCGGTCTGTATAATGCGAGCAACCGAGTGGCTA from Thermodesulfovibrionales bacterium encodes the following:
- a CDS encoding tetratricopeptide repeat protein, whose translation is MSKPSRKKREVPQSTLARNDISSETSLLSVDRQWSGEGPAPKTRTSQYFLAGMVSVITFLVYLPSLQNEFLVWDDVYYVTDNPMIRSMNLDLIRSAFLKFHASNWHPLTWISHALDYAIWGLNPVGHHLTNVILHAFNTAMVVMVATRLLALYRPTVRKDAVPWLRERGILITGCITGLLFGLHPVHVESVAWVAERKDLLCALFFLMSIFAYLKYVSGNGHTPTNDTARAVRFGGFYFLSLGCFALALLSKPMAVSLPFVLLIIDWYPSNRIHSMRSFLAVFIEKLPFILLSLASSVLTVSAQKDAMEIMTTVPIQSRVLVAAHSLLAYLLNMFLPLNLSPFYAYPDRISLLSLKYFSSVIFVIGISAFGILTARKNRILFSAWCYYVITLMPVLGIIQVGSQSMADRYTYLPSIGPFLLIGLLAARVAAKSAVSKKGTFSAGVMGFAACVVFITIGYLAVGQMRLWENDFTLWSHAIAKGGSEKVDFVYRNRAQAFSYRRQFAMAVTDYTAAINLNPRSYEAFLNRGMAYSEMGHFDRAIADFDEAIALHPRYYEAYNNKGMVYGKVASFDRAIEQFSKAIEINSNQPRPYANRGLAYYLIGENDQALKDFDKAIDLDRNYAEAYGSRGNMFLQTGNRELALSDFQKACDLGDKEGCRVLQTLMRR
- a CDS encoding PAS domain-containing protein; translated protein: MKQGGMRESKGISIQPIGLLLILIASIFATSAFVNLLLSIFSPLSIDLKFSLLDSGLLVVILFPVVYYLVYEPLTSSIKGLARSEEALQESEEKFRSLVETTDDAIYVVNRNCEYLFMNARHRGRMNVLFEGEYRGKNFSEFHGAEDSAVFSEKVNDVFNTGEPLQQELRSKKDGRYFLRTFSPIKGPGKEVRAVSIVSREITMLKKESEAQLRYSAIFEQSPYGIVIIDRKGHLIEFNETAHRDLGYSRSEFARLSIADIDPVQTEEEIQSRISEVLKKGHAEFDVRHKTKGGDIRDVQVRTRVLDLFGDKYLQAIWQDITDRKRAERDLELYRQILASMAEGVLLIRVKDGVIVYTNPKLEEMFGYAQGELAGRHVSLLNAPTEKSPEETAQTIMNALHQNGVWTGEILNIKKDGTPFWCHAVVSTFEHDVHGSVWISIHQDITDRKR